A portion of the Kiritimatiellia bacterium genome contains these proteins:
- a CDS encoding rhamnose/proton symporter RhaT, which yields MSTHATNPMLGVLLFTLGGLAGAVFYLPFKKIREWAWESYWLVYAVAGLVLVPWLLAWTTSPNVVAVLRAAPAREIVRCFLYGAAWGIGGLTWGLMIRYLGVGLGLAIGCGLCSATGTLIPPILEGRAADLAGTPAANLSLLGVMLSLAGIALVGMAGMSKERELPEEEKKKAVAEYNFRKGLLVAVFSGVMSSAMSFGLQGGRTIEKLARETEPVTAAAWAGMPVLVVVLLGGFVVNALWCLHLNVRNRTLGDYHRASAPLAANYLLAALAGAIWCSQFICFKTGEPAMGPRAYIGWAVLMASAIGFSTLLGIVLGEWKGTSSRTRSRLAGGLVLLFASVVAAGLSGHVKQSVVPARPEAPSPAAGVRN from the coding sequence ATGAGCACGCACGCGACCAATCCGATGCTGGGAGTGTTGCTCTTCACGCTGGGCGGGCTGGCGGGGGCGGTGTTTTACCTGCCCTTCAAGAAAATTCGCGAGTGGGCGTGGGAAAGCTACTGGTTGGTGTATGCGGTGGCGGGGCTGGTGTTGGTGCCCTGGCTGCTGGCGTGGACCACTTCGCCCAACGTGGTCGCGGTGCTCCGCGCGGCACCGGCGCGCGAAATCGTGCGCTGCTTCCTGTACGGTGCGGCATGGGGGATCGGAGGGCTGACATGGGGACTGATGATCCGCTATCTGGGCGTTGGGCTGGGGCTGGCGATCGGGTGCGGCCTGTGTTCGGCGACCGGCACGTTGATTCCGCCGATCCTGGAGGGGCGTGCGGCGGACCTGGCGGGCACTCCGGCGGCGAACCTGTCGCTGCTGGGTGTCATGCTGTCGCTGGCCGGCATCGCGCTGGTGGGAATGGCCGGCATGTCGAAGGAACGGGAACTGCCGGAGGAGGAAAAGAAAAAGGCGGTCGCGGAGTACAACTTCCGGAAGGGGCTGCTGGTCGCGGTGTTTTCGGGCGTGATGAGCTCCGCGATGAGTTTTGGTTTGCAGGGCGGCCGCACCATCGAGAAGCTCGCGCGGGAGACCGAACCGGTCACTGCGGCGGCATGGGCAGGGATGCCGGTGCTGGTCGTGGTGCTGCTGGGTGGCTTTGTGGTCAATGCGCTGTGGTGCCTGCATCTGAATGTCAGGAACCGGACGCTGGGCGACTATCACCGGGCGTCTGCGCCGCTGGCGGCGAACTATCTGCTGGCGGCGTTGGCGGGGGCAATCTGGTGTTCGCAGTTCATCTGTTTCAAGACCGGTGAGCCGGCGATGGGACCGCGCGCGTACATCGGTTGGGCGGTGCTGATGGCCAGCGCGATCGGGTTCAGCACGCTGCTGGGCATCGTGCTCGGCGAGTGGAAGGGCACAAGTTCTCGCACGCGCTCCCGTCTGGCGGGCGGCCTGGTGCTGTTGTTCGCGTCGGTCGTCGCCGCCGGTTTGAGCGGGCACGTGAAGCAGTCCGTGGTGCCAGCCCGCCCCGAGGCCCCTTCGCCCGCTGCCGGTGTGCGGAACTGA
- a CDS encoding glycosyltransferase family 2 protein, which yields MSEDDRPPISACVICFNEERKIRRCLESVRWCAETVVLDSFSTDRTVEIAREYTNRVHQHEWLGYVGQRNLVRSLATQPWLLFLDSDEEVSPGLRDEVIEEFRRGPAPHVGYEFPRMVQYLGRWIRHGEWYPDIKLRLFHRDYGRSEGIEPHDRVVVTGPVKRLRNPLYHYTYDDIEDHVATLNRFSTITAQQKFVAGDRFHWHDLLLRPPLRFIKGYILRAGFLDGTHGLLIALLAAMGAALKYAKLWELHRQARLQGRAAPPAPS from the coding sequence ATGAGCGAGGATGACCGTCCCCCCATCTCCGCCTGCGTGATCTGTTTCAATGAGGAACGAAAAATCCGCCGTTGTCTCGAGAGTGTGCGGTGGTGCGCGGAGACCGTGGTGCTCGACAGCTTCAGCACCGACCGCACGGTTGAAATCGCCCGCGAGTACACGAACCGCGTGCACCAGCACGAATGGCTCGGCTACGTCGGCCAGCGCAACCTCGTGCGGAGTCTCGCGACGCAACCCTGGCTGCTGTTCCTCGACTCCGACGAAGAGGTCTCCCCCGGCCTGCGCGACGAAGTGATCGAGGAGTTCCGCCGTGGGCCCGCCCCGCACGTCGGCTACGAGTTTCCCCGGATGGTGCAGTACCTCGGGCGCTGGATCCGCCATGGGGAGTGGTACCCGGACATCAAGCTGCGGCTGTTCCACCGCGACTATGGGCGGTCGGAAGGGATCGAGCCGCACGATCGTGTCGTCGTAACCGGCCCGGTGAAGCGTTTGCGGAATCCCCTCTACCACTATACGTACGACGACATCGAGGACCACGTCGCAACGCTGAACCGGTTTTCGACGATCACCGCGCAACAAAAGTTTGTTGCGGGCGACCGTTTCCACTGGCACGACTTACTACTGCGCCCGCCGCTGCGCTTCATCAAGGGATACATTTTGCGCGCCGGCTTTCTCGACGGCACCCACGGCCTGCTCATTGCTCTGCTGGCCGCGATGGGCGCCGCGCTGAAGTACGCAAAGCTCTGGGAACTGCATCGGCAGGCGCGCCTCCAAGGCCGGGCAGCTCCACCCGCCCCCTCGTGA
- a CDS encoding FHA domain-containing protein — MIFRLVILNGPRQGERITVPLEPLLVGRAPECSLRLDDPEVAERHAVIEHFQGGLLIHDLGSMNRILVNKRETARSILKHGDEIELGRTRLLVQAFVQAEVKGRPAELIDEAPVGRGMRVALVLIVVVLAVLAVGRAVVRRPSPRFPAEPSSLAATSAVPAIAIELPPPSPAPPATPVIVVTSAAPDEATVEEIRRLRAELALLQSSFRAMATQAAATAGSTRPSTSPPPAAAATAAPPTRAELSARTLARARAEAAAGRWEAADRLLAELQREDPDLLAAYELRATWLEQRGQIEAALAQWAQLYQRAADRPEAARAAEEWARLSLEQRRAGTARAGRVTVAELTIQRFPDSQDYDDMRLVRIVLRSSGTQPPPPASLRVEVVMFDESADGRTVALTRAMPAQVRAWVGEAWSAEGTLNASAAYVVPAGFRRQSATRFHGCIVRVYCDDRLEDEIARPMDLLIRASAGVRASL, encoded by the coding sequence TTGATCTTCCGGCTCGTCATCCTGAACGGCCCCCGCCAGGGGGAGCGGATCACCGTTCCGTTGGAGCCGTTGCTGGTCGGCCGGGCGCCGGAGTGCAGCCTTCGACTGGACGACCCCGAGGTCGCCGAACGGCACGCGGTCATCGAGCACTTTCAGGGCGGTCTGCTGATCCACGATCTCGGTTCGATGAACCGTATCTTGGTCAACAAAAGGGAAACCGCCCGATCCATCCTGAAACACGGCGACGAAATCGAGCTGGGGCGCACGCGCCTGCTGGTGCAGGCGTTCGTGCAGGCGGAGGTGAAGGGCCGACCGGCGGAACTCATTGACGAGGCGCCGGTCGGCCGCGGTATGCGGGTGGCGCTGGTCCTGATCGTGGTCGTACTCGCGGTGCTGGCGGTCGGCCGGGCGGTTGTGCGCAGGCCCTCGCCGAGGTTCCCCGCAGAGCCCTCCTCTTTGGCGGCGACCTCCGCCGTGCCGGCGATCGCGATCGAACTGCCGCCACCCAGCCCCGCGCCACCCGCCACACCAGTGATCGTGGTCACCAGTGCCGCACCGGACGAGGCAACGGTGGAGGAGATTCGGCGGTTGCGCGCGGAGCTCGCACTGCTGCAGAGTTCGTTCCGGGCGATGGCGACGCAGGCGGCCGCGACCGCCGGCAGCACTCGCCCCTCCACGTCACCTCCACCCGCGGCGGCCGCCACCGCCGCGCCGCCGACGCGCGCAGAGCTGAGCGCGCGCACCCTTGCCCGCGCCAGGGCGGAAGCCGCCGCCGGTCGCTGGGAGGCGGCCGACCGTCTGCTGGCCGAGCTGCAGCGGGAGGACCCCGACCTGCTGGCCGCGTACGAGCTGCGTGCGACCTGGCTCGAACAACGTGGGCAAATCGAAGCGGCACTTGCGCAGTGGGCGCAATTGTATCAGCGTGCGGCGGATCGTCCCGAGGCCGCACGCGCAGCGGAAGAATGGGCGCGGCTCTCGCTGGAACAGCGCCGTGCCGGTACCGCGCGCGCCGGCCGCGTGACCGTTGCGGAGCTCACCATCCAGCGGTTTCCCGACTCTCAGGACTACGACGACATGCGCCTGGTGCGCATCGTGCTGCGCAGCTCGGGCACACAGCCGCCCCCGCCCGCCTCGCTGCGTGTCGAGGTGGTGATGTTCGATGAGTCCGCCGATGGCCGCACGGTGGCGCTCACCCGCGCGATGCCCGCGCAGGTTCGCGCGTGGGTCGGCGAGGCCTGGTCCGCGGAGGGCACGCTCAATGCGAGCGCGGCCTACGTCGTGCCCGCCGGCTTCCGCCGCCAGTCCGCGACCCGCTTCCACGGTTGCATCGTGCGCGTGTACTGCGACGATCGTCTTGAAGACGAGATTGCACGCCCCATGGACCTGCTGATCCGCGCCTCCGCCGGCGTCCGGGCTAGCCTATGA
- a CDS encoding L-rhamnose isomerase, which yields MTNRTVERAYRMAKERYAELGVDTDAAVRRLANVPISLHCWQGDDVGGFEHFDGTLGGGLAATGNYPGKARTPDELRADAEKAFSLIPGPHRFNIHAFYGEFGGRKVDRDQIGPEHFQGWVDWAKRLRIGLDFNPTCFSHPKAADGFTLSHPDRAIRQFWIAHCVACRRIGAAMGRALNNPVVTNIWVPDGMKDTPADRAGFRARLEESLDQILAAKVDRRWNRDAVEGKLFGIGCESMTVGSHEFYLGYAVKHQIVLTLDAGHYHPTETIADKISAVLRFVPEILLHVSRGVRWDSDHVVILNDDLIAIAQELVRGDFLDRTHIGLDYFDASINRVAAWVIGTRNMARALLYALLEPYRRLRDMELAGDYTGRLALMEELKTLPFGAVWDYYCMTQDVPVGDAWLAEVRRYEADVLSKRR from the coding sequence ATGACGAACAGAACGGTCGAGCGGGCGTACCGGATGGCGAAGGAGCGTTACGCCGAGCTGGGCGTGGATACGGATGCGGCGGTCCGGCGACTCGCGAACGTGCCGATTTCGCTGCACTGCTGGCAGGGCGACGATGTGGGGGGGTTTGAGCATTTCGACGGGACGCTGGGGGGAGGGCTGGCGGCGACCGGCAACTATCCGGGCAAGGCGCGCACGCCGGACGAGCTTCGCGCGGATGCGGAAAAGGCATTCTCACTGATTCCCGGCCCGCACCGGTTCAACATCCATGCGTTCTACGGAGAGTTTGGCGGTCGGAAGGTGGATCGCGACCAAATCGGTCCCGAGCACTTCCAAGGGTGGGTGGACTGGGCGAAGCGACTGCGGATCGGCCTCGATTTCAATCCGACCTGCTTCTCGCATCCGAAAGCGGCGGATGGTTTCACGCTGTCGCATCCCGATCGAGCGATCCGGCAGTTCTGGATCGCCCACTGCGTCGCTTGCCGTCGGATCGGCGCCGCGATGGGGCGGGCGTTGAACAATCCGGTCGTCACGAACATCTGGGTGCCGGATGGCATGAAGGACACGCCGGCCGATCGCGCGGGTTTCCGCGCGCGGCTGGAGGAGTCGCTCGATCAGATTCTCGCCGCGAAGGTGGATCGCCGCTGGAACCGGGACGCGGTTGAGGGCAAGCTTTTTGGAATCGGATGCGAGAGCATGACCGTCGGCTCGCACGAGTTCTATCTCGGCTATGCGGTGAAGCATCAAATCGTGCTGACCCTCGATGCGGGGCATTACCATCCGACCGAGACCATTGCGGACAAAATTTCTGCGGTGTTGCGCTTTGTGCCGGAGATCCTGCTGCACGTGAGCCGGGGCGTGCGCTGGGACAGCGACCACGTGGTGATTCTGAACGACGATCTGATTGCGATCGCGCAGGAGCTGGTGCGCGGCGATTTCCTCGACCGGACGCACATCGGGCTGGACTACTTTGATGCGAGCATCAACCGGGTGGCGGCGTGGGTGATCGGTACGCGCAACATGGCCCGTGCGCTGCTGTACGCGCTGCTTGAGCCGTATCGCCGCCTGCGCGACATGGAACTGGCGGGCGATTACACCGGCCGCCTCGCGCTGATGGAGGAGCTCAAGACGCTGCCCTTCGGCGCGGTGTGGGATTACTATTGCATGACGCAGGATGTCCCCGTCGGCGACGCATGGCTGGCCGAAGTCCGCCGCTATGAGGCCGATGTGCTCTCGAAGCGGCGCTGA
- the rhaB gene encoding rhamnulokinase yields MSTKVYLAVDLGAESGRVMAGLWNGRTLRLQEVHRFQNGPVWWADSMRWDVVRLWAEIQNGLAAAAREHGPQIVSVGTDTWGVDFALLSRRGELLAQPWHYRDARTDGMLARAFRMVPRAEIFRQTGIQFMQINTLYQLLAMRRSHPDLLEHAGTLLMMPDLFHWLLCGSKVVEFTDASTSQCVNPVRRAWARGLLKKFGIPTHIFPAMVQPGTDLGPLRRLVAERAGLPPTVRVVAPPTHDTASAVAGVPSDRTGRTDWAYLSSGTWSLMGVEMRRPVLTDRALELNMTNEGGVDGTVRLLKNIMGLWLVQQCRRSFEAAGRSYTYAELVRLAAEAPPLRSLVDPDDPRFLNPPDMPRAIQSFCQDTGQPVPKSDGELVRCAYESLALKYRQVLGHLEELAGNRIEVIHIVGGGSQNDLLNQFTADACQRQVRAGPVEATALGNLLVQIRASGEIGSLEEIREAVRRSCEMRTFDPGDGTPWAEAAARWASFRRRA; encoded by the coding sequence ATGAGCACAAAGGTGTATCTGGCAGTGGATCTGGGCGCGGAGAGCGGGCGTGTCATGGCCGGCCTCTGGAACGGGCGCACCCTGCGGCTCCAGGAGGTCCACCGATTCCAGAACGGACCGGTCTGGTGGGCCGACTCGATGCGGTGGGACGTCGTGCGGCTTTGGGCGGAGATTCAGAACGGCCTGGCCGCCGCGGCGCGGGAACACGGGCCGCAGATCGTCTCGGTCGGTACCGACACCTGGGGAGTGGACTTCGCGCTGCTGAGTCGCCGCGGCGAGCTGCTTGCGCAGCCGTGGCACTACCGGGACGCCCGCACCGACGGCATGCTCGCGCGCGCGTTCCGGATGGTGCCGCGCGCGGAAATCTTCCGGCAGACCGGCATCCAGTTCATGCAGATCAACACGCTCTACCAGCTGCTGGCGATGCGGCGCAGCCACCCCGACCTGCTGGAGCACGCCGGCACACTGCTGATGATGCCGGATCTTTTCCACTGGCTGCTGTGCGGCTCGAAGGTTGTCGAGTTCACCGATGCCTCCACCTCCCAGTGCGTGAATCCGGTCCGCCGCGCCTGGGCGCGCGGCCTGCTGAAGAAGTTCGGAATTCCGACCCATATCTTTCCCGCAATGGTGCAGCCCGGCACCGATCTGGGACCGCTGCGTCGGCTCGTCGCCGAGCGTGCGGGCCTGCCGCCGACAGTACGCGTGGTCGCCCCGCCCACGCATGATACCGCCAGCGCGGTGGCCGGCGTGCCTTCGGACCGTACCGGCCGTACGGACTGGGCGTACCTCAGCTCGGGCACCTGGTCGCTGATGGGCGTTGAAATGCGGCGGCCGGTGCTCACGGACCGCGCGCTCGAGCTGAACATGACCAACGAGGGCGGGGTGGACGGCACGGTGCGGTTGCTGAAGAACATCATGGGGCTGTGGCTGGTGCAGCAGTGCCGCCGGTCGTTCGAGGCGGCGGGCCGTTCCTATACCTATGCGGAGCTCGTGCGATTGGCCGCGGAAGCGCCACCGCTGCGCTCGCTGGTGGACCCGGATGATCCGCGCTTCCTGAATCCGCCGGACATGCCCCGTGCCATTCAGTCGTTCTGTCAGGACACCGGCCAGCCGGTGCCGAAGAGCGACGGCGAACTGGTGCGCTGCGCGTATGAGAGCCTCGCGCTGAAGTACCGGCAGGTGCTGGGCCATCTGGAGGAACTCGCCGGCAACCGCATCGAAGTGATCCACATCGTCGGTGGTGGCTCGCAAAACGATCTGCTCAACCAGTTCACTGCGGATGCCTGTCAGCGCCAGGTGCGGGCCGGCCCGGTGGAAGCGACCGCACTGGGCAATCTGCTGGTTCAGATCCGCGCAAGCGGCGAGATCGGTTCGCTTGAGGAAATTCGCGAGGCGGTTCGGCGGTCCTGTGAGATGCGAACGTTCGACCCGGGCGACGGCACGCCGTGGGCGGAGGCTGCGGCCCGCTGGGCGTCGTTCCGCCGCCGCGCCTGA
- a CDS encoding PQQ-like beta-propeller repeat protein produces MSAWCAKRCADVAAPLAMLLLAGAAATVPEAPAVVSDWPHLLGPHLDMTTRETGWPERPPAGGLPVEWTYPKGEGYAAPVVADGRVFLGHRLGDEAIVDCLELESGRRLWRFSRPTAYVDRYNYNGGPRCSPVVGDGRVFMLGADARLDVLSAADGRLLWTRDLAAEYRLRQNFFGMGATPLLEGGKLVVVVGAPEGGPCVIALDPASGREVWASGHGWSAGYAAPVAATVHGRRRLFVFTGGESRPPNGGLLVLDPADGRELDRFPWRGRPHESVNAAPPLVVADRVLISECYGRGTVMLRVGVDGRLTPVWTNRETGVHIMQPLARDGCAFLIVGHGPGDNALLCLDLETGATLWRDRLRWVEQVPLADGRRPVTVGVMRGWLAEAGGRMICLGELGHLLWLRLSRERVELLGHVSPFFARQTWSPPAFSRGRLLVVQNDRDLLTGGSPRLWCWRVAVR; encoded by the coding sequence ATGTCGGCCTGGTGTGCGAAACGGTGCGCTGACGTCGCCGCGCCCCTCGCCATGCTGCTGCTGGCCGGCGCGGCCGCCACGGTGCCGGAGGCCCCGGCGGTTGTCTCAGACTGGCCCCACCTCCTGGGCCCGCATCTGGACATGACCACGCGGGAAACCGGTTGGCCGGAGCGCCCGCCGGCCGGAGGGCTGCCGGTTGAGTGGACGTACCCGAAGGGCGAGGGCTATGCGGCGCCGGTCGTCGCCGACGGCCGCGTTTTCCTGGGCCACCGGCTGGGCGACGAGGCGATCGTGGACTGCCTCGAGCTGGAAAGCGGCCGGCGGCTCTGGCGGTTCAGCCGGCCAACCGCCTATGTGGACCGCTACAACTACAACGGCGGACCGCGCTGCAGTCCGGTCGTCGGCGACGGGCGTGTATTCATGCTGGGTGCCGACGCGCGGCTGGACGTGCTGAGCGCGGCTGACGGGCGGCTCCTTTGGACGCGTGACCTGGCGGCGGAGTACCGGCTGCGACAAAATTTTTTCGGGATGGGCGCCACGCCACTGCTGGAGGGAGGCAAACTGGTGGTCGTGGTGGGCGCACCGGAAGGCGGCCCCTGTGTGATCGCGCTCGATCCGGCGAGCGGGCGCGAGGTGTGGGCCTCGGGCCATGGCTGGTCCGCCGGATACGCGGCGCCGGTTGCGGCGACCGTGCACGGCCGGCGCCGGCTGTTTGTGTTTACCGGGGGTGAGAGCCGACCGCCCAATGGTGGACTGCTCGTGCTCGATCCGGCGGACGGCCGGGAGCTGGATCGCTTCCCTTGGCGCGGCCGTCCCCATGAGTCCGTGAATGCGGCGCCGCCGCTGGTCGTCGCTGACCGCGTCTTGATTTCGGAATGCTATGGCCGTGGCACGGTGATGCTGCGCGTTGGGGTGGACGGCCGTCTGACGCCGGTATGGACGAACCGCGAAACTGGGGTCCACATCATGCAACCACTTGCGCGCGACGGCTGCGCATTTCTGATCGTCGGACACGGCCCCGGTGACAACGCGCTGTTGTGTCTGGATCTCGAGACCGGTGCGACGCTCTGGCGCGACCGCCTGCGCTGGGTCGAGCAGGTGCCGCTGGCGGACGGGCGACGGCCGGTGACCGTTGGCGTGATGCGCGGCTGGTTGGCGGAGGCGGGGGGGCGAATGATCTGCCTCGGTGAGCTGGGGCATCTGCTCTGGTTGCGTCTCTCGCGCGAGCGCGTCGAACTGCTGGGCCACGTGTCGCCGTTCTTCGCGCGGCAGACGTGGAGCCCGCCGGCGTTTTCGCGCGGGCGACTGCTGGTGGTGCAGAATGACCGCGATCTTCTCACTGGTGGCTCGCCACGGCTGTGGTGTTGGCGAGTCGCCGTCCGCTGA